atgtgggagccaatatgggcatccaggtcccgctattggttattgaccggagacgtgtctcggtcatgtctacatagttctcgaacccgtagggtccgcacgcttaacgttacgatgacagttttattgagttttgatgtaccgaaggagttcggagtcctgaatgagatcggggatatgacgaggagtctcgaaatggccgagacgtaaagattgatatattggacgactatattcggacttcggaaaggttccgagtgattcgggtatttttcggagtaccggagagttacgggaatacgtattgggccttattgggccatacgggaaagaaggaaaagggcctcaagggtggccgcacccctccccttggtctggtccgaattggactagggaaggggggcgcccccttccttccttctctttttcccttcctcttttcctattgcatatgggaggtggaatcctactaggactagggagtcctagtaggactccacacttggtgcgccccctcctagggccggcctcctcctccctcgctcctttatatacgggggcaggggggcaccccatggacacaacaattgatccttgagatctcttagccgtgtgcggtgcccctctccaccatattacacctcgataataccgttgcgaagcttaggcgaagccctgcgtcggtggaacatcatcatcgtcaccacgccatcgtgatgacgaaactctccctcaacactcagctggatcggagttcaagggacgtcatcgagctgaacgtgtgtagaactcggaggtgccgtacgttcggtacttgatcggtcggatcgtgaagacgtacgactacatcaaccgcgttgtgataacgcttccgctgtcggtctacgagggtacgtggacaacactctcccctctcgttgctatgcatcaccatgatcttgcgtgtgcgtaggaatttttttgaaattactacgttccccaacagtaagacaattattatccactgtcatcgtccttacatattcatcagtcttgctataagtcacagtagatgctatataggtccgccggatcttacatcaagatccgtgcaaaattttcttttcagtttttcttttttctctcttaaatctcagtcgagtgagacatagccacgccaacAGGGGCTCGGgctccattaatggagaccttggagagaggtgggcagcagatggaggtcaaagggctctcctcctgataagcacgcGCATGGGTCTAAtggcacgcctcccgtactcaaatagctaccctgcacggcgcctcctagctaaggggacgcgtggcggcacgtaaatggtaagtagaatgcccacggtttcaataatacttgtgtttccgattgtaacgtgacagcacttgttccaaaatgactttgttgattgttaatgtgtgcaccttcgcaaatcggacagcaaaattaccacaacatgtcggtgccatgtcatgacaccaagccaagtttcatgattttcatgcgtgttttggattcataggaattaaaaacccaagtttctcaatgtttccggccgagccacgacgcctagatgtttgaatttcattcccatttcttgcatgggacctacaaatttacccaaggacacacatgtaatttttcaaccaactttggtgcaccgtagcatgtgcttgtagttcaaatttgaattatgcacattaaatgaccagaaactcaattaatgtataaaaaggccaaacgaacccggaataattccaaaatttaacatgtcACTCATATAGTGCTATGTTGCCTatgtaaagaaaatcaaggggggcgtagcgtatgtcgtttcgcacacaaaggtgacacgttccctctcagaaccatgtggcttcttgagagaagctccggtttgcaagaagcgtatacccaaacttGCTCCAattcagccaatttttttaccacagcatgttagtaccatgacatgacaccaagccaagtttcatgatttccaagcgtgttttggatttacaagaattttaaaaccaagtttctcaatgttctcggccgagccacgacgcccagatgttcgaatttcattcccatttcttgcatgggacctagaaattcacccgaggacacacatgtgattttcaaccaactttggtgcactggagcatgttcttgtagttcaaaattaaattatgcatattaaatgaccagaaactcaattaatgtataaaaaaggcctactcgatgccaccaaggaggttctgcactcaccgctgcattttattttttattcgatctcatggggctgccggtgctcgataccgagtagccatggtgggtctccatcgacggcgccgtcgccggccacttcatccacggcgtctctcccccatgtcgttacTTCCTCGACGgagacttccacaccggcactagttgctactgctccggctctcgctcgcgctgctgctgttgctccagctctcgctcgtgTTGCGGCTCTGTTCTTCCTATCGgttgcgctgctgcactgctcttactttcgttcgtgctgctactctgctctgctattgctgtcggtcgtgctgctgctccactcttgctctcgttcgtgctgctgctctgctcttgctgctgctgctgcacgacctccgacagctacaggagttgctgctttagcactcgctcgtggtgctGCTGCACgagttgctctctgctagtgcgttccctgctcgagcagttgctgatttagatcactgcttctctgctactagtgctcgaacgccctaaacttctattgcaatgctctgctactagttcaatcggtttcaacagtaaaattcagtttcaactgtaaagttcagtttcttcagttaagttcagagtgaatagtatttacagcatctgtcggagcggccatggcgcggctgatgcattttacatctagcactttttggtgatgtattttacatcatctattgcagatgatattagagtctcacttcagattaacgttgtctatcttgtcctgcttcagcctcgctgtCGTAcacctcactggagctgctccaacgacgaaaccgtccatcacagcaaagcagtaccctcggcgccgtatccagaggcctcagatcttcttccccgcctccgacagtcacaccagcatcaccatcctccatgtccaacccaatgatgctaaggtcgacaaggctatgccaaagaggttgtacactcgtcgcatcactttgttactctgcattcatgtcgatccctcagggatcctttggttCAAAGCAGTTGCAAATCTAGAAATAAATGAATCATGGTCACAAAGTTAACAGGGAGAAAACTAAATGCTCTTTTGAACCACAATTTTAATCGGTTTAGCAAGATAGCCATTATATGATACTAATGTGGACCAAATCTAAGCTCACAAAATATTTTGAGGGCAAGCTTCAGCGTGTTGaagactgcctactagaatcgccactggttcaaagaaaaagtgaaggaaaacataggaattggaaactttactatggtactactattcgtgcatttggttagaaggaatggagcaaagcaaaactggaggattttttttcctttggtgtctctttcaaagaaaatacataggaattttaatatccacttggacgtccttttcaaattaatatgcatgaagaacggGACTAATTGCATTATTGTCATAATgagattcttattttttttcattttcacgtggtttgactttaatttgaccatgtttcttcattcccgtgttcttccaattcatgtgaaccaaacacccaggttgacagaaatcctatgtttgcaaatgctctgttttgcacgtgcattcctatcctattcatgtgtttttcctgtccctgtgtttatagaatcctccaattctaaggagcccttacagatttacttcattttcagagaGCTGTCAAAGAAAActatgtgtgttatgtcctgctcctgccgtgccgccATCCACCCCACAAgaggtgcaccatcgacggaatcattcactgcagcagagattccccctgcacactttctttcgccgcctcagatcatcttccccgttgccggcagccacgccaactgcattaccatcatcgactgagcagatgaacctgaggactacacagttccgaaagaaaggtcacactctttcgtgtctgcttacgttatacatcggttattattactttctactttatcgtcctgttcacctcttaggctccgagtcaggtccaaactaatgttcaaacttgagttttaaaatgcctgtggggcacatatcgaggcagcaatgaatagtatctgtctactatctgattcatctggggtcttctatgtggttcatgttgggtgggcaacaaacagtagatgatccattgtctatcttttaaaactgaagctataatctacctgctatcactagttttggatctatccactcgtttgctaccatcagtcttgatttctacatgcaccccttaggccttacataatctaactatgttttttattatgcatgtcagttattgtacacaatcgtactgaacatgtagagaaaaagagaagaccgttgcgtgggaatataatgtcatgcagacgccgctccatggtgggtgaagtgccccccccctcccgccattccagattgtatttcAGAGGAAGATAAATAttcagagggggattcagagggagctgaccactcctatttaccccctgaagtgtttgctctaacctggcaagctgatgttggtcatatcatgcatatggcgcctcgcattgcttacattatacatcttatatgtcatcagcttagtttagatttgctttgtgtgaatgtcacctgtttggtttctatatcatactcccgccgttcctaaatatttgtctttttagagatttcaacaagtgactacatacagagcaaaatgagtgaatctacgctctataatatgtctatatacatccgtatgtggtagtccatttgaaatctctaaaaacgcaaatatttaggaacggagggagtatatgggaatcatgcaatgccatcttctttagccaggcatcatatatgtgaatcatgcaatgacatcctgtttagccagtcatcgtatatgtgaattgtatcatgccatacttttttcataatgtattccatttgtcaacaatgtttatacattcatctactcttcccgtgcatcagccatttgagtcggtcatgggaaaatctggagtgaaaacaaggtcttctgagcagtcagtgctacctgtcgatgcagatttcttgctggttacagatagcccctcagaggaggattcagagacagatgaccaatcgtatccccccctgaggtgcatgctctaacttggcagggttatattgctcatatcatgcatatggtgtcttgcattgccatgccatctgcttagattagacatggtttgtgtgaatgcctcatgtttgctttctatatcagatatgagaattatgcaatgccatgtttttcagccagttatcatatatgtgaattatgcagcgccatgtagccaggcatcatatatgtgaattatctcatgctatcctttttttcattacgtatccCATTTGTCGACAATATGTGTATATTGAGCTACTCTTCATGTGTATTaaccatttgagccggttatgaaaaatcaggagtgaaaacaaggtcttcagagcaggcaatggtacctgttgaagcatatatctcgatggttacaggtagctcctcagaggaggattcagagacaggtgaccagtcctatatcccacctgaggtgtatgctccaatttgtaatgtttatatttctcatatcatgcatatggtgtcttgcattgcttagtttagacatcacatgcacaatattcaattccatctgcttagtttagagatcatacatgcgagtgcgagctgcttagtatatgaatcaatgatgtcaattatatcatgccatcttgtatacttagacaacatgtatgtgaattatttcatcccaacctattttagaaagacatcatatagttttgtcatgtcatcctatttagatactcatcatatgttgaattatgccattatatcctgttaagttatccatcatatatctgaaactgtgtcatgctatcctgttttgttagccatcatatatgtgaaattgtgtcatgctgtcctatttggttagacaacatatatgtgaattaccacatctgtctatcatacaatgtttgtacgttcaatttcttttcttgtttatcaaccatttgaattggaaggggtgatggtagtatctaagggagcaaaaacctgtTCTTCACGAAACacggtgctacccgtcgatgcaaatagaaccatggttgtactggcccatgaactagccccaccacacataatcgagactcttccagattgcacacttacaccgttggacagagaacgagctacaacccatctaaccccaaccccagcggatagtaacccacttctagttgacgcagcaccatgtccaccacagagtacccccacacaagcagtttgtaaagcaactgcagtgcccaaagcacgaagaccaccacagcgaacccaaactccacgtttaaagcagaagagcaactgttctcaggtcagattccatagctatggttcatactcatttgctgttgcatcactgtatttactcataccaactactttcgaatttgaaggatccaattgaaactccaatggcgcaacaggtatgttttaaacctatttctttaactggattgatgttctaacttcttgctctatgttgatttcagtttcagttgtataaacagttatgttctcatgtgatgcacattacaagtgttgccagtgctgtgtagtttctcacacttatattctgtctatgttgttgtgtcttaaaaatatattatttgaaatgtgtctctatcttgatttggcaacataaactagaatgatatggacaatacagtgaccatagtacatagatatatgtttatttcatgttgttatcctgtccaccttactactgaaccggtttaccaaaatgagttccgtatactacatgctaaacctatgatgtgtctgcttgtttctcttgtagaatgcgaacagaatattggagaagagcaccccactatgcaatggtagttaaagtaatgcagataaggttcaagatagtcagacaaccctgttggtctccaagaatggtgataaaaacaatcttgtagacagtgagacaaccccacagtcttgcgttgatgtagtgttcgagttactggccagtaccgctggcacaagctcttcgaactcgctggcTGAATCACTTCGGTTTCTTCattctcagctacaagctgaaaggcatcagttagctgtgctacggcaagaagccgaaggactgaggaagtccctgcagaattcatatgcatactttctagtgcaacagcaagcgctggaggatttaagcgccaaacaagagaaagttaataagcttgctaagcatcttgccagcattatgggtacccatgatattgtttcttgagctcttctgaagtggtttcagttctggacttgttttgctacggcgtttatttgcactggtcgccaactttgacaaccagtgtatgtgatatgttgctttgttccctatatttgcactggtagcgaacgttgatgcctagtggatgtaatatgtgtaatagtcgtgatagcctagcataagttgcttgcttatttatttctttgttgtcttgtttatttgtttgcttgtagtcactgcagttctttttccgctgtttgctagtggccgcaataacctattttttaaaactaggccacattaaccatgggctacatatttactgtagtgaacATGGGcatcctacgggccatagaaagaatgggccttctacgagccatagaaacaatgggccttctatgggccgtagcatcaatgggccttctacgggccgtatgatcgattggccaaacatggaccAATAACGGgccgcattatgggtcgtaaacgggctagagttggaatcgtccgttcatagGCCGGCCATAACAGGTcgttgttaatcggccgtatttgatgacgctatgaaaacggcccaactgATTAACAggacacaaacgggccgactgtaaccacgggttgaatttggcccacaagcagaaaaggccagtaacgggctgtaagtaaccgaatgctggaaagagcccaagaataaatgggccctaagaaggccgaaagataacacgggctggaaacggcccaatggaataatggtccgttaatgggtataaagtgatacactattcattacgggccagtttcaccacgggtcgttaatgggccaagagttacaaagggcctcatatgggccgaaagacatcatgggccatacatgggccggaagttacaatgggctggaatcatattggacgacccagatgacactactaggcctaattcggataggccgtaacgggccatgagttagggGGCTGTAAaagggctatatgcgaacatgccgttaacaggctttccatgggtcggcccgctaccttttgaccaagtcaaatgggctagcctttcacaggaatgagcctctgttgggccgtgccatgtgtcgaggtatcataggcgccttcggtccaatgagtggatgacatctgtcccaacggtgagccgacacgtggttcctctggccatttagaattttacacgtggaaaatccccattggtcggggctgttaacgggttatcggatccaaaccggaacccgatagcttaacggcgacccattacggtggatgccacgtgtcggtcacccttgacgaaagcacttctatgacgcgtgatttatcgtcatggaagtggacacttccatgatgataattttggtaatgtcatggaacacttctacgactgcataggtatgactatcttgattctgtcataaaatcgtcatggatgtacatgcatgacagaaaacatgacctactgtgacgaacacgtatcatcacggaagtgtattttttttgtagtgcaaccaaCCACCGCGTAATCAGGGACACACGAGGGTGTTGTGCCGACAGCCCCTGCAATGTCGAGAGACACCCGTTGCAGTCTACAAGACCCCGCTACGCCACGGTCCATGTGCCTCAAGAGAAACACCCACTGTCATAGTCGATGTCGCCGCACAGACTTCGCCAAGTCGAGGCCTCTGGTGGCAGTGAGGGGTGGAGAAAAAGTTGTGGCGCAATGAGGGTAGTCGCCTATGTGGTTTGATGTTAAAGGATATCATGATCCATACTGGACCATGTAGcactctttttctcttttcttctctttttttattcttaTAATCGTGATTGGTCCTTCTTTTCGGTGTGTCACAGTTTCTATCACCTGGACACGATGTTCCCTCTTCCATAATGCATAGGCAGTACAACTGATGCATTCCTAGAAACAAAACAAATAAACTATACCTAGTTAAAGCTCATTTTAGTTTATATTAGCTTGTTGTGTCCTACCTTTATCCTCATCAATTTATTTCTGAAGCACTTAATATGGCTGGTATGCAACAGATTTTTCTTTTGTACTTTGAAGTTTGAACCAAATTGAGGGTTGACAGGAACTTGCTAGTGTTGGGTGCTTTATGTTCTTTTAAGGCAGAGGCTCAAGATAAACCCCTTCTTTGAAACATAGCCATCAACCGACTAAGATTACAACTAACCACAACTTATAAACCGAAGAAAAACAAAGAGAACTAGGGATGTAGCCCCAAATGTGACTGATACAAAGTGTTGAAGGAAAGCTAACAAGCAGCGAACAAAGAAGCAAAAGCCATAACGTCGACGGCcttctccaccatcttcatcgtatTAGAGGGAGGGCAAAGTCTTGAGGAAATGTTATGCCACATGGGAATATCCTACCTTTGTTGTCTCCTAGTTGGTGATACCACATCACAATGCCATTCGCCACCACCGCCAAAAAAGGCCCATGCCTTCTCACCCTGGATCAAAGGGTGCCGCATTGTCGGCAAGGTAGAGCTGCTCACCGGAGAGCAAGCACGGACACAGACTAGCTGCCAAGGATACACAACAATGAGCACGACCACCTCATGAAACAAAATCTCACGGAGAAACATGGAAGCCCACAACACAAATCACGCAGAAGACTCAAGCAACCATCGTCGGCTAGATTAGGAGGACCCTGATCCACCGCACGCTGCGCTGCATGGACCTTCTAGAAACTCAGGGAAAGGGTCGCGACGTCGCGCCTGGAGTCAACTGCCATCCCCGCCAAGGAGTATCCTGAATGCTGCTAGTAACCTATGTAGCTTCGATGATTGGGTTCTTTGTGGTGGAACCAGTGTCAGAGCTAAATCCGACGGATCTCTGTTAGGGGGTCCTGAGCTGGTAATCTTAGCACTATGGTAACAGAGACACATGTTTTACCGAGTttcgggctctctctctctctctctctctctctctaagagataataccctacgccttgctttgattgtattgatatgatggGGTATGAAGTAcaggttgatctaccacgagatcgttgtgtAAGATTCTAATGATCTATTGattagcctagcctcggtttatataatgcatcgGAGGCCTAAGATAATATGAGTCTTAGTCGGCTACGTCGGTGGAGAGAAATCTTGTATGCCAAGTCTTGCAAAATCTTCCGTGTATGTGTCATGGGTTGCCCGAAGTGGCCAGCTAATGAACCGCCACGGGTCCTCGACCCACGTCAACCAGCCCACCATGGTTTAAATTATAGGATTGGTGCTAATGctcgcatttttctgaatttatttcagccTTTTTGGTGATGTTCGTTCAGTGAAAGAATATGTTCCTGTCGACTATGACACACATGTGGTAACTTCATCAATATCAAGATGTTGTGTCAGCTTAATATCTCGAAGGCGCTCATAGGATAGGGTGTCCATGCGTGTGTTCATAGGAATGATTGTATGTGCATGTATGTGAGCAGGTTGTACTGTGTTAAAATCTACCATACCGCatacacatgtactccctccgttccaaaatatttgtTGGAAATagatatatctagatgtattttagttctaaatgcaTCCATTTTTATCTTTTTTCAGCAAGTATTCCCCAGCGGAGGGAGTACATGACTCTGTTTACTTTTCGAAGTAAGTCACGTGACACGCAAAGACTTTGATTCCTAGTACACTAGTATCTCTAGATCATAAGCCTGAAACCCAGTAGTTCTCACTTTGTCCTGTTATTTGGTTTGTTAGTGCAGACTGATAAATTGGATTTTAAGTTGAGCAGAACTCTGCAGACGGGAGAAACGCAAGGAGGCTGCCACAAGTTCGAAATTTCTAGAAGAGTAACTTCAACGTCGAAGAAACCAGGTGACTCCTTTCAATTTCATGGCGATCCTCGTATATTGTGTTACTTCCAAAGCCTTGGCGCCGCACACTCCAGAGGTTTTTCGGCAACAACGGAGCACTGGTATATCTGCATCAGCTCGTCCCCGGCGAATCCCTATCGGCTTAACCACGAAGTCTTGGGGCATCAACTCGCCGATAAGAAGAGCAACACAGTATGTGGATACGATGTCTCCCCCTCTCTAATCTTGTTCTTGGGATGCATGAACATATCATTTCCCCACCCTCTTCTCTCTAACCATCTCGTTCTTAGCACGCATGAACTAGCATATATCATTTGCCCATCTTATTAACTTGTAGTACATCGATGATAGCATGAGTGATTGAGAAGTATCAACAAACTTCGTGTTGATCTACAAGGTTGTTACGCAAAGTATCATATTTTCACATGTTTTTATTTCAGAATCCCAGCGGTCGGTGGAGACCCCGGAGAACTGCTACGAGCCTATCTCCCAATACCCGACTTTTCTTCATGGTAAGTGCAGACAAGTCGCACCATTGCCCGCGTAGCGTTTCATCAATTTCCCTTTCTCATGTTCACAAGCTGTGAGCTTCTCAGGGTCACGTGGCTTGTTGGTGCCTTCTTTCTTGCAGCACCTGCTTACTGGCGATTCAGAGCACTGGAAGGTAAACCCAAATCAGATAATATTCCTACTTGTAACATGTTAATATCTTGGTGTGCGTTTTTTATTTCAACTTCTCTCTTTGTGTATTATAAATCACGCACGATAGATAAGGCGGAGCAAACAGCAGAGGCAACAATCGAGATGGTCGAGAAGgttgcggaggcggcggagagaaTCGCCGACGACGTCTCTGAAGCGTTTCCCGGTAATGAAAGACTCAAGAAGGCAGCATCCAGTGTCAAAGCCGTGGCAGATGAGATCGAGAAGGATGTGGACAAAGCCGAGGACATACTCCATAAGGTTAGGCCAAGTCAACTGCCAACTGCAGTAATTTGTTACTTCCACGTTTGTCTTTCCGTTATTCCGTGGTACCTCCGCGTTCAAATTATGGCAGTTAATGGTGTCACTGTACTGGCTTAACTAGTCACTGTACTGGCTTAACTAGCTCATGGTACACGTTGCCTGTTGTTCATTGCTTTATGCAAGAATTGAAAGGCTAAGCATGTCAGTATGATAGAGTTGGAGATATGCATGTTAGGGCATTCTTTAACGCCGACCCCAAATCGGACATCGTATCCGTCCACGGACAAGTGGGGACCTGTCCGTAGAAACGGGTGCGGGAGCCAGTCATCCAAAGCTAACCGTGAACATCCATCTTTTTATTTTTAGTCTACAAGCTCAAAATGACCGCATATCAGATCGTAGTTTATCTAGAAATGTTCAAGTGTGGCAGTAGTTCTAGTTTAAATATTATAATTCAACAAAGTTTTTAAATtaaagtagttcaaacttgaatttaaCTAGCACATATGTACTAGATGCCCCCTTTAACTGCCCAGATGCCCAATCAAATCTTTCTTCAGTTGCTCGTGAATTGCTCGATGCCGAATTTACTGATGCATTTAAAAAAGCTCATCAAATGTGTCCGGATTCTGCTCTGAAAGTTCGATACAATCacccatgttttcaaattcaagagTTGTGTCAGCACCCTCACCCTCATCCTTCATGATCATGTCGTGCATGATCACACAATAAGTCATCACTCACAAGGGTCTCTCGATCCAGTTATTTAGCAGGTCCAGGAACAACTACAAAACGAGTCTGGA
This region of Triticum aestivum cultivar Chinese Spring chromosome 2D, IWGSC CS RefSeq v2.1, whole genome shotgun sequence genomic DNA includes:
- the LOC123049441 gene encoding uncharacterized protein gives rise to the protein MAILVYCVTSKALAPHTPEVFRQQRSTGISASARPRRIPIGLTTKSWGINSPIRRATQIPAVGGDPGELLRAYLPIPDFSSWVTWLVGAFFLAAPAYWRFRALEDKAEQTAEATIEMVEKVAEAAERIADDVSEAFPGNERLKKAASSVKAVADEIEKDVDKAEDILHKIDEIEEEVDSVVESFTKKGSGKNK